A single window of Scyliorhinus canicula chromosome 30, sScyCan1.1, whole genome shotgun sequence DNA harbors:
- the dpm3 gene encoding dolichol-phosphate mannosyltransferase subunit 3, with protein sequence MTKLAEWLLGLALLGGGWATLTFDPLGLRLPLAGRQLLWPLPAYLLVAFGCYSLATVGYRLATFNDCRGASEELQTQIKEARRDLASRGFRF encoded by the coding sequence ATGACCAAGCTGGCGGAGTGGCTGCTGGGACTGGCGCTGCTGGGCGGGGGCTGGGCGACGCTGACCTTCGACCCGCTGGGCCTGCGGCTGCCCTTGGCCGGCCGCCAGCTGCTCTGGCCGCTGCCCGCCTACCTGCTGGTGGCGTTCGGCTGCTACTCGCTGGCCACCGTCGGCTACCGGCTCGCCACCTTCAACGACTGCCGGGGGGCGTCCGAGGAACTCCAGACGCAGATCAAGGAGGCCCGGAGGGACCTGGCCTCCCGGGGCTTCCGCTTCTGA